In Luteitalea sp. TBR-22, one genomic interval encodes:
- a CDS encoding sigma-54-dependent Fis family transcriptional regulator, translated as MASALHSGHPSGLTGSERAIMNLAAAEGGHGGSRGSDSHGDSARRHLGIVGSSRALTEVLTLVRTVAPTDATVLIEGETGTGKELVARAIHELSARGAHAFVKMNCAAIPSGLLESELFGHERGAFTGAVNARAGRFEIATRGSVFLDEIGEMPMELQPKLLRVLQEHEFERLGSTRTVRSDARIVAATNRDLASLVAAGQFRADLFYRFNVFPIRVPALRERRADIPLLVRHFVERFAGRLGRSISVIPDGTMDALVGHEWPGNIRELQNVIERAVILTTGAVLQLPPQTFRPVGHGAHAPQPRTMEDMERAHILTTLAATNGVVAGPRGAASVLGMNRSTLLFRMRRLGITRPPSSWQLGQ; from the coding sequence ATGGCGAGCGCTTTGCACAGTGGGCATCCGTCGGGGCTCACTGGCAGCGAAAGGGCGATCATGAATCTGGCAGCGGCAGAAGGCGGTCACGGCGGCTCGAGGGGAAGCGACTCGCATGGCGACTCGGCTCGCCGGCACCTTGGCATCGTCGGCTCGAGCCGAGCATTGACTGAAGTCCTGACGCTAGTGCGGACGGTCGCGCCGACCGACGCGACGGTGCTGATCGAGGGCGAAACCGGAACCGGCAAGGAACTGGTCGCCCGGGCGATTCACGAGCTCAGCGCGCGGGGGGCGCACGCTTTCGTGAAGATGAACTGCGCGGCCATACCGTCGGGGCTGCTCGAGAGCGAGTTGTTCGGTCACGAACGCGGTGCCTTCACGGGCGCCGTGAACGCCAGGGCGGGCCGGTTCGAGATCGCCACCCGCGGCAGCGTCTTCCTGGACGAGATCGGTGAGATGCCGATGGAGCTGCAGCCCAAACTGTTGCGGGTCCTGCAGGAACACGAGTTCGAGCGCCTCGGAAGTACACGAACCGTTCGGAGTGATGCCAGGATCGTCGCCGCGACCAATCGGGACCTCGCCAGCCTCGTTGCTGCCGGACAGTTCCGCGCTGATCTCTTCTACCGCTTCAATGTCTTTCCCATTCGCGTGCCGGCCCTGCGCGAGCGGCGTGCCGACATCCCCCTCCTGGTGCGCCACTTCGTCGAACGGTTCGCTGGCCGCCTCGGCCGGAGCATCAGCGTCATCCCGGACGGAACGATGGACGCGCTGGTCGGACATGAGTGGCCGGGCAACATCCGCGAACTGCAGAACGTGATCGAGCGGGCCGTCATCCTCACCACCGGTGCCGTGTTGCAGTTGCCGCCGCAGACGTTCCGGCCCGTCGGTCATGGGGCACACGCGCCCCAGCCCCGGACCATGGAGGACATGGAGCGCGCGCACATCCTGACGACGCTGGCGGCGACCAACGGCGTCGTGGCCGGCCCCCGAGGGGCGGCGTCGGTGCTCGGGATGAACCGATCGACCTTGCTGTTTCGTATGAGGCGCCTCGGGATCACGCGGCCCCCCTCGTCGTGGCAGCTCGGCCAGTGA